The window GGCATCGTCTGAGCTGCATGGACGTTTCCTGAAGAAAATCGGCGCCGACCAGGTCGTGTTCCCTGAAGGGGACTCTGGCCGCAGACTTGGAATATTCCTGGCCAAACCCGGGATTATCGAGCAGATCGACCTTGGTGAAGAGTATGGAATCTTCGAGATCAAGGTCCCGGATTCATGGGCTGGAAAGACCATCGCCGGGCTTGAGGTCAGGGTAAAATATGGGATAACCATCCTGGCAATTCGCAGCTCAGATCCGGACGAAGAGAAAGGATTCAGCATGATTATTTCTCCCCTGGCCACGCAAAAACTTAAGGCAGAGGATATTGTCACCGTTCTGGGCCACGTTGACGAGGTTAAAAAGATCCTCCCCTGATTCAGGCGGGTTTGAAAAGCGGAGCGTTCTGGGCTTTCGTCCGCGGGGATGGAGGCCCTTTAATTTTTTGGGGCCTGGGGATCGTAAGGTATGGAGAATCTGTCCCTCGCTGGAGGAGGATAATGAAGGCCAAGGTGGACAAGCTGCTGGAGGAGGTTCAAAAGGAGATTTCCTCCGCGGAAAGTTTAAAGGAGCTCAATGAAATAAAGGTGCGCTTCCTTGGGAAAAAAGGCTGGCTTACCGCACTGTTAAAGTCTCTCGGTGAACTTCCCCCGGATGAACGTCCTGAGGCGGGCCAGGCCGTAAACAACGCCAGAAAGAGCATGGTCATGGCCCTCGATCAGAGGGCGGGAAGCATCGCGGCCGCTGAAAGAGACAGGAACAGCGAGGAGCAGAAGGCCGATATTACCATGCCGGGGGTGTTGCGCAGACAGGGATATAGACACCCCATAAGCCTGGTCATGGAGGAAGCCCTGAGCATTTTTCAGGGATTGGGATTTTCCATTCGTCAGGGACCGGAGATAGAGAAGGATTATTACAATTTTGAAGCCCTCAATATTCCCAGGGATCACCCTGCCAGGGATATGCAGGATACTTTCTACATCGACACGGATACCGTCCTGCGGACCCACACCTCTCCCGTTCAGATCCGCACGATGGAATCTGAACCCCCTCCCATGCGAATTGTATCCCCCGGAAAGGTTTACCGTGTGGATTTCGATGTAACCCATTCCCCCATGTTTCATCAGGTGGAAGGGTTCATGGTGGATGAGGGGGTTTCTTTCAGTGATCTTAAAGGGGTTCTGACCCAGTTTGTGCTCCAGATTTTCGGCGAATCAACCGCGGTGAGGTTCAGGCCAAGCTTTTTTCCGTTTACCGAGCCCAGCGCGGAAGTCGATATCGGCTGTGTAATCTGCGGAGGCACAGGGTGCAGGGTCTGCTCCGGTACCGGATGGCTTGAGATCCTCGGATCCGGAATGATACATCCTGAGGTTTTTCGTTCGGTTAACTATGATTCCGAAAAGTACAGCGGTTTTGCGTTCGGGGTGGGTATCGAACGCATTGCCATGCTCAGGTACCGGATAGACGACATCAGGCTCTTTTTTGAAAATGATACAAGGTTCCTGAGTCAGTTCGGGTAGAAAAGGGCGGAGTTTGAAAGTTTGAGGTTTGAGGTTTGAAGTTTGAAGTTAAAACCAGAAACCAGAAACTATAAAAACTTTATTAAACAATGTGTCACAGCTTAAACTTAATAAAATAGATTAATAAAATCTGGTTCATCCGGGAAATGAGTATCTTATTGTTTTATTGTCATTGCGAGCCTGAGTGAAACCGCGGCGCGGCAATCCCGGTAAGTCAAAAGATAATTTAACACAGTGCAGCCCATCCAAGGCAGCTACACAGGTGTTTAAAAAAGGGTCTCACAGAGGAGACCTTGGCAAAGATTAAACCCTTGTTTCTGGTTTTAACCCTGTGTAACTCTGCTTAACCCTGTGTACCCTGTGTCAAATTAGCTTTTCAGGTACGCATTTTTGTGATGAACCATTTCTTTAAGGAGCGAATCGATGAAAATCAGTCTCCAATGGCTCCAGGAGTTCGTCGATCTGGAAGAAACACCGCAGCAGCTGGCTGAGGACCTCACCATGGCCGGGTTGGAGGTCGAGGGTATTGCGGAGGTTGACGGAGATACCATCTTCGAGATCGGGGTAACCCCAAATCGGCCTGACTGGCTTAGTCACCTGGGTGTTTCCAGGGAATTGGCGGCTCTTTACGGCCGTGAGGTCCGTGTCCCTGAGATCGGCGTTAAGGAAGGTGACCTGCCGGTTGAGGCCATGTCCTCTGTGGAGATTGAGAATCCGGACGCCTGCCCGCGATATTCCGCCAGGGTGATTTCCGGAGTCAAACTCGGTCCTGCTCCCGAGAAGGTCAGGCTGAGGCTTGAGGCCCTGGGCGTCAGAAGCATCAACAACGTCGTAGACGCCACAAATTACGTCATGCTTGAACTTGGACAGCCGCTCCATGCGTTCGACTATCACAGGCTGAGGGAAAACCGGATCGTTGTTCGGAAGGCCATTGCCGGTGAGGTCATGAACACCCTGGACGGGCAGAAGAGAGACCTTGATGCCGGGGACCTGCTTATCTGCGACGGTCTGGGTCCGGTAGCCCTTGCGGGGGTCATGGGTGGTGAGAACTCGGAGGTCGAGGATGACACCGCTGATCTTCTCCTTGAAAGCGCCTGCTTTGATCCCGTGACCATCAGAAAAACCTCAAAAAGGCTTGGGCTTTCAACCGAGGCGTCCTATCGGTTCGAAAGGGGCACCGATCCGTCAGCCACCACGATTGCCGTAAACAGGCTTGCCCGGCTCATTAACGAGTGGGCCGGCGGCAGAGTATGTTCCGGGGTACTGGATATTCATCCCAGGGACGAGGGCGAAAGAAAGGTTCGTTTCAGGCCGGCCAGGATAAACTCCCTTCTGGGCACGGAGATCAAGGTGGATGCCATGAAATCCATCCTCGCCGGACTGGATCTTGGCCCCCGGAAGGGAAAAGGTGGCTGGTGGACTGTGTCCGTGCCGGGGTACAGGAGAGACATTGTCAGGGAGGAGGACGTTGTTGAGGAGGTTGCGAGGATCTATGGATATCAGAATGTCCCCGTAACCATGCCCGTTGGCCGGACTGTGCCTGTAAGGCCGCCGGAACAGCGGGAGCTTATCCTCAGGGTTAAATCCCTTCTTGAGGCCGACGGCTTTTTTGAGACTATCAGCTACAGTTATGTAAGCAGACCGGAACTGGACGCGCTTGGGCTGACAGGCGGTCCGGAACCCGTCAAGATCCTTAATCCGATTTCAGAGGAGATGAGCGTTATGCGGGTCAGTCTCTTGCCCGGGCTGCTTAATTCGGCGCAATTCAATGTCAGCCGGAGGGTTGAGGAAATCCGTCTTTACGAGATAGGGAGGGTTTTTCTTCCCTGCAATGCCTGCAACATAGCAGAGGAAAGGATACGGGTTTCCGGCGTCATGGCTGGAACCCGGCGCCCGAAGACGTGGTATGGGGAGAGTGAAAAAGCTGATTTTTTTGATGTAAAGGGCGTGGTTGAAAACCTCCTGAGGGGGCTGGGAATTAATGATATTTCCTTCTCCGAGGTCGAGATGCCGTATCTTCAGGCAGGTCAGGGCGCGTGGGCAATGGTGGACAATCAACCGGTTGGACCGGTGGGAACACTGAACCCGGATACCGGGGAAAGATATGGCATCAAGGGATGGTCTGGCTGTTTCGAACTTGACCTGCACCGTTTTCAGGACGAAGCCATGAAAATCACCCCTTATAAGGCCATTCCCAAATTTCCTGAGGTCCTCAGAGACCTTGCCCTGATCGTACCGCCTATGGTCAAGGCCGGAGAAATAGAAAAGACCGCCATGGGGACCGGGGGAAATCTGCGGGCCGTCAACGTTTTTGATGAGTACAGGGGCAAAGGGGTGCCCGCCGGCCACAGGAGCCTCGCCTTCGCATTGCATTTCCAGAGTCCTGAAAGGACCCTCACGGATGAGGAGGTCGACCGGGATATGGCCGGGATTCTCAAGGTCCTTAAAAAGAAGTTCGGGGTTGAACTGCGATAGCCCGGGTTTCAAGAACCTAGCAGTCCCTGGTGCCTGGTCCCTGGTAAACCTCCTTTTTTTTCCTTGACTGGAAGTCCTCAAACCGATTAAACTTTAACTTCTTGAAATTGAAAGGGATTGTGGTGGGGAATTAAAGAAAGGGATTAAACATGACGAAGGCCGATATCGTTGAAAAGGTTCATGAGCGGACGGGGTTTTCCAAGAAAGAGTCTTCCGAGGCGGTAGCTGCTATTCTTGAGATTCTCAAGGAAAAGCTGGAAAATGGTCAGAAGGTCAAACTCTCCGGTTTCGGGAATTTTGTGATTCGGCGCAAGGACGTTCGAAAGGGGAGGAACCCCAAAACTGGAGAAGAGATGGAGATCTCCGCCAGGAAGGTAATGTCCTTTAAACCCAGCCAGAAGCTCAAAGACTATATAAACTCCAGGTAGTCCTGAAATCCGGTTCTCAATGGAATTGAATCCTTGACAGCGATCATTGAAATACCTGACAAGCTTTTCTTCAAAATCGGAGAGGTCAGTCGCCTGACCGGGGTCAAACCCCACGTGCTCCGATATTGGGAATCCGAGTTTCCCAATCTGGCTCCCCCAAAGAACCGATCTTCCCAGAGGGTTTACAGAAAAAAAGATATCGAGACTGTCCTGGTTATCAAAGGGCTTCTTTACGAGGATAATTTTACAATTTCCGGGGCCAGAAAGAGGCTTCGCGAGATGAGAAGCCGCAAAAGGGCCAAAGGTCAGATGGACCTTTTCCCCGGTGCCGACCGGAAACAGATCCAGACCGCCATCAGGGAACTGGAGGAGGCTCTGAATCTTATCGAAGGTAACAGCTAGCTCCTGTCTCCCGCCTGCTTGTCCTGAAAATCTTTCCGCTCGCTCGCGCTCGCTCAAGTGCGTCCTTGGCGCCTTTAGTGAGTCCCACCGGAGGTGGAAAGAACGGGCGTGAGATAGCTTTTTCCGGAATTGACAAACGTGGCAGCTTTAGTATATTTATTAGTTCTGGGATAATATTTTCGTTTGAGGGGCCGGTTATGCGGATTAAAATAAAGCTGAAACAGAACTATACACCAAATGACGTGGGAATGATGCTCGGTGTCCACCACAACACCATCAAAAACTGGATAAAGAGCAAGGAGATCATGGCCTTCAGGACCGTTGGAGGGCATTATCGGGTTCCGCGAAGGGAGGTCGTCAATCTGATCAAGAGCCGGGGCCTGCCCATTCCCGAGGAACTGCAGGGTTCCATGGGGGTTGTCTATATCGTGGATGACGATCGTCTTATCAGGAATGCCCTTCAGGAGGAACTGGAGGCCTCGTCATATGAGGCCTACGCATTCAGCAGCGGATTCGACGCTCTTATGCAGATGGGCAGGCTCAAGCCCGATCTTCTCATCCTGGATATCTTCATGCCCGGCATTGATGGTTTTGCTCTGGTCAAGAGGATCAGGGACGAAGAAAAACTGGCGAGCATCCACGTCGTGGGAATTTCAGGCAGGGATGTGGATGCCTCCGAGGCGCTGGCCGCCGGTTTCGATGATTTTTTCCATAAAAGCGAGGGGTTGGAGCCGGTTGTCGACAGGGTGAAGGAGTTTCTGGGATCCGTCGGCGGCTGACCGTTTTACCCCGATGGCTTGACCTGTCTTGACTTGCCGGTTAACTGCTGATACATTTTGCCGCTGTTAAATAACGGGGCGTAGCGCAGTCTGGTAGCGCACCTGAATGGGGTTCAGGTGGTCGGAGGTTCAAATCCTCTCGCCCCGACCAATAAAATCAAGGGGTTACGGATAAAAACCGTGACCCCTTGTTATTTGAAATATTCACTGGCTAATGGTTTGGCTAACGTTTTTTAGGGGCAATCTCGCTGTCCGGTATAAGGTACCCCCGGCCCCCAGGTGAGACAATCGCCTTGATCTTTCCCTCGTGTATCCAGCCCCGGACGGTTGTTGGGGTGACACGGAACAACTCGGCTACATCCTTGACTGTCCAGAATCGTTCCCGCCTGACCATACCTGGAATGTAGCATTTGACAACGCCGGCCGTCCAGGCTTCGATCGTTGCTTACAGGGGAAATTTCGAGGCCGAAAAAACCCCGCCCGGGCCAACCCTGGGCGGGGCCAAAGAAAGGAGCCCCGTCATGGGAAAGGGCCGCTCCGTAGAGCCTTTATTAAACGTTTTTGCTGAACGCGGCCGCGTGGCCAACGCCGACGTCGTAGTCCAGGAACACCCGGACCACGAGTCCGCCGGCGGCCGCTTTGGTGGACTCGTCAGGCTTCACATCCATACCACCCCATAAGCCGATAAGGGTTTCCCGGAAGTTGCCGAACAAAATCCCATTTGTCGGCATATTCGTGGTGGCCCTCGCCGGATAGCCGTTGATCTGATTGTCCTGCATTAGAAATCCGGCGCCGGCATCCCCGGTGACTTTCACGGTGGCCTTCAAATATCCTTGAATCGCGGGGGTGATGAAATATGCCAGGCCGCCCCGGAGGGCTTTTGCCGTTAGCACGTCAGTTTCAAACTCTATGAGTTCGGCCCAAGTGGGGTTGCCGGCAGCGGCGATGGTCACCGTTCCAAGCCCCGTTTGATTCAAAAGCCCCAAAGGTTGTGCAGCCGCTCCGGAGCCATCGAGGATTTTCGCTTCCATCTCGACCGCGGCGCCGCGGACCAGAAGATTACGAACCAGGCCCTCAG is drawn from bacterium BMS3Abin14 and contains these coding sequences:
- the ktrA gene encoding Ktr system potassium uptake protein A, which codes for MKQIAVIGLGRFGMSLARSLTENKCQVVAVDSDMERVKKAQVFVAQAAQLDARDEDSLKAVGVTEMDAIVVAIGADIESSMLATMTLKDMGVSRVIVKASSELHGRFLKKIGADQVVFPEGDSGRRLGIFLAKPGIIEQIDLGEEYGIFEIKVPDSWAGKTIAGLEVRVKYGITILAIRSSDPDEEKGFSMIISPLATQKLKAEDIVTVLGHVDEVKKILP
- the pheS gene encoding phenylalanine--tRNA ligase alpha subunit, whose amino-acid sequence is MKAKVDKLLEEVQKEISSAESLKELNEIKVRFLGKKGWLTALLKSLGELPPDERPEAGQAVNNARKSMVMALDQRAGSIAAAERDRNSEEQKADITMPGVLRRQGYRHPISLVMEEALSIFQGLGFSIRQGPEIEKDYYNFEALNIPRDHPARDMQDTFYIDTDTVLRTHTSPVQIRTMESEPPPMRIVSPGKVYRVDFDVTHSPMFHQVEGFMVDEGVSFSDLKGVLTQFVLQIFGESTAVRFRPSFFPFTEPSAEVDIGCVICGGTGCRVCSGTGWLEILGSGMIHPEVFRSVNYDSEKYSGFAFGVGIERIAMLRYRIDDIRLFFENDTRFLSQFG
- the pheT gene encoding phenylalanine--tRNA ligase beta subunit — translated: MKISLQWLQEFVDLEETPQQLAEDLTMAGLEVEGIAEVDGDTIFEIGVTPNRPDWLSHLGVSRELAALYGREVRVPEIGVKEGDLPVEAMSSVEIENPDACPRYSARVISGVKLGPAPEKVRLRLEALGVRSINNVVDATNYVMLELGQPLHAFDYHRLRENRIVVRKAIAGEVMNTLDGQKRDLDAGDLLICDGLGPVALAGVMGGENSEVEDDTADLLLESACFDPVTIRKTSKRLGLSTEASYRFERGTDPSATTIAVNRLARLINEWAGGRVCSGVLDIHPRDEGERKVRFRPARINSLLGTEIKVDAMKSILAGLDLGPRKGKGGWWTVSVPGYRRDIVREEDVVEEVARIYGYQNVPVTMPVGRTVPVRPPEQRELILRVKSLLEADGFFETISYSYVSRPELDALGLTGGPEPVKILNPISEEMSVMRVSLLPGLLNSAQFNVSRRVEEIRLYEIGRVFLPCNACNIAEERIRVSGVMAGTRRPKTWYGESEKADFFDVKGVVENLLRGLGINDISFSEVEMPYLQAGQGAWAMVDNQPVGPVGTLNPDTGERYGIKGWSGCFELDLHRFQDEAMKITPYKAIPKFPEVLRDLALIVPPMVKAGEIEKTAMGTGGNLRAVNVFDEYRGKGVPAGHRSLAFALHFQSPERTLTDEEVDRDMAGILKVLKKKFGVELR
- the ihfA gene encoding integration host factor subunit alpha translates to MTKADIVEKVHERTGFSKKESSEAVAAILEILKEKLENGQKVKLSGFGNFVIRRKDVRKGRNPKTGEEMEISARKVMSFKPSQKLKDYINSR
- a CDS encoding merR family regulatory protein, yielding MTAIIEIPDKLFFKIGEVSRLTGVKPHVLRYWESEFPNLAPPKNRSSQRVYRKKDIETVLVIKGLLYEDNFTISGARKRLREMRSRKRAKGQMDLFPGADRKQIQTAIRELEEALNLIEGNS
- the afsQ1 gene encoding transcriptional regulatory protein AfsQ1 yields the protein MRIKIKLKQNYTPNDVGMMLGVHHNTIKNWIKSKEIMAFRTVGGHYRVPRREVVNLIKSRGLPIPEELQGSMGVVYIVDDDRLIRNALQEELEASSYEAYAFSSGFDALMQMGRLKPDLLILDIFMPGIDGFALVKRIRDEEKLASIHVVGISGRDVDASEALAAGFDDFFHKSEGLEPVVDRVKEFLGSVGG